One part of the Solanum dulcamara chromosome 8, daSolDulc1.2, whole genome shotgun sequence genome encodes these proteins:
- the LOC129898830 gene encoding uncharacterized protein LOC129898830: MGQAFRKLFDTFFGNSEMRVVMLGLDAAGKTTILYKLHIGEVLSTVPTIGFNVEKVQYKNVVFTVWDVGGQEKLRPLWRHYFNNTDGLIYVVDSLDRERIGNAKQEFQAIIRDPFMLNAVILVFANKQDMKGAMTPMEVCEGLGLYDLKNRKWHIQGACALKGDGLYEGLDWLSSTLKDLKAAGYSSVGTSAF; this comes from the exons ATGGGACAAGCCTTTCGCAAGCTATTTGATACTTTCTTCGGCAACTCTGAGATGAGG GTTGTGATGCTAGGACTGGATGCAGCTGGGAAAACAACTATTTTGTACAAGCTGCATATAGGAGAAGTTCTGTCCACAGTTCCTACTATTG GTTTCAATGTAGAAAAAGTGCAGTACAAGAATGTTGTTTTTACTGTGTGGGACGTCGGTGGACAAGAGAAATTAAGGCCACTCTGGAGGCATTATTTCAATAACACAGATGGACTG ATTTACGTTGTTGACTCTTTGGATCGAGAGAGAATCGGAAATGCAAAGCAAGAGTTTCAG GCTATCATCAGAGATCCATTTATGCTTAATGCTGTCATCTTGGTTTTTGCTAACAAGCAGGACATG AAAGGAGCAATGACTCCAATGGAAGTGTGTGAAGGCCTCGGTCTTTATGATCTTAAAAACCGAAAATGGCATATACAAGGTGCATGTGCTCTTAAAGGGGATGGTCTATATGAGGGACTAGACTGGTTATCGAGCACCCTGAAAGATCTCAAGGCCGCTGGGTACTCTTCAGTGGGCACTTCAGCCTTCTGA
- the LOC129898829 gene encoding uncharacterized protein LOC129898829, which translates to MDFHSLTRRELQAICKKNKIPANMTNVAMADALQSLEFVDGIEEVLKACESDGANSSMESPGKSEALTSVPQTGRRTTQRKTIKHDSETLQTSTRSHCRTRGTVVREIDEAKNDMHETPALPTTRRRAATTSVRAKLESAMKECEPKEKIGDQVEEEKKYVPKTPAAALTSQRKEVKAKSSVRQVYSTRRSVRLSGKPMQESSTQEDEKSGTLTFDAVSEETDESLEVNSELHSAHKTEELDKNVIDLKSSESLDIKNDSDTVSGQDLSTLVQNEIDMEDGVQQDSANDLEVVALDTKAKDGSEEAALGHNNNGSEEIFGEEPMEESEIVAEVKKEKDYQKKSQNLGDDTKSNSDITKQPSGQDEPHCGDTSDFMAENDEEEGDHFDSDVAGKQELIGEQPVSVNPNSNIDFHEVNLPGQSNGEVEAKGRASQQKCVTNMQANIDFLEVNLFEQFNGKVEAKVSGSQQKCLTNMEDAGEEPMKEYDASLEAGEEPTEEYDVDCTEANVDAPADSLEVAGREESMEEYDVDCTEADMDAPADALEIAGDEESMEDSEVDYAEATVESAAHSLLPLPLIPDAAPEPVFTLALDPMQNPSDLASTNSELTTQTPLENSSAVTSIGLILVSDNKENLVCMKESKGTAGNNLQNLSLRKLTKMLKDLKISKDPSGKEAVNSRSALQKVPDNTV; encoded by the exons ATGGATTTCCACAGCCTCACAAGGAGAGAATTGCAAGCTATTTGCAAGAAGAACAAAATCCCAGCTAACATGACCAATGTCGCCATGGCTGATGCTCTTCAATCTCTCGAGTTT GTTGATGGTATTGAAGAGGTCTTGAAAGCATGTGAATCTGATGGTGCAAACTCATCCATGGAATCCCCTGGAAAGTCAGAAGCATTAACAAGTGTACCTCAGACTGGTCGCCGAACTACACAACGAAAGACAATCAAACATGACTCAGAAACTTTGCAGACCTCGACTAGGAGTCACTGCAGAACGAGAGGAACGGTGGTAAGAGAGATTGATGAAGCCAAAAATGATATGCATGAGACTCCTGCATTGCCAACTACCAGAAGGAGGGCTGCAACGACTTCAGTTCGTGCAAAGCTGGAATCTGCCATGAAGGAATGTGAACCAAAAGAGAAAATTGGGGATCaggttgaagaagaaaagaaatatgttCCAAAGACACCAGCAGCTGCTCTCACTAGCCAAAGAAAGGAAGTGAAGGCAAAGAGTTCAGTTAGGCAAGTGTACAGCACTCGTCGATCAGTGAGGTTATCTGGGAAACCTATGCAGGAATCAAGCACACAAGAGGATGAAAAGTCAGGAACACTTACGTTTGATGCAGTTTCTGAAGAAACTGATGAAAGTTTGGAGGTGAACTCTGAGCTGCATTCTGCTCACAAGACTGAAGAATTAGACAAAAATG ttattgatttgaaatcatCCGAGAGTTTGGACATCAAGAACGATTCAGATACCGTGTCAGGTCAAGATTTAAGTACCTTGGTACAAAATGAAATAGACATGGAAGATGGTGTTCAACAAGACAGTGCTAATGATCTGGAAGTTGTTGCTTTAGATACAAAAGCAAAAGACGGCTCAGAGGAAGCAGCACTTGGTCACAATAACAATG gaTCTGAAGAAATTTTTGGAGAAGAAcccatggaagaatctgaaaTTGTTGCGGaagttaaaaaggaaaaagattatCAGAAGAAAAGCCAGAACTTGGGTGATGATACCAAGAGTAATTCAGATATCACCAAGCAGCCTAGTGGGCAGGATGAGCCCCATTGTGGTGATACATCTGATTTTATGGCAGAAAATGATGAGGAAGAAGGAGATCATTTTGATTCTGATGTTGCAGGAAAACAAGAGTTGATTGGAGAACAACCTGTAAGTGTCAATCCAAACAGTAACATAGATTTTCATGAGGTGAATTTGCCTGGGCAATCCAATGGTGAGGTCGAGGCTAAGGGGCGTGCAAGTCAGCAGAAGTGTGTGACTAACATGCAAGCTAACATAGATTTTCTTGAGGTGAATTTGTTCGAGCAATTCAACGGTAAGGTGGAGGCTAAGGTGAGTGGAAGTCAGCAGAAGTGTCTGACTAACATGGAAGATGCTGGAGAAGAACCCATGAAAGAATATGACGCTTCTCTAGAAGCTGGAGAAGAACCCACGGAAGAATATGATGTTGATTGTACTGAGGCTAACGTGGATGCACCAGCTGATTCTCTGGAAGTTGCTGGACGAGAAGAATCCATGGAAGAATATGATGTTGATTGTACCGAGGCTGACATGGATGCACCAGCTGATGCTCTGGAAATTGCTGGAGATGAAGAATCCATGGAAGACTCTGAAGTTGATTATGCTGAGGCTACTGTGGAGAGTGCAGCTCATAGTCTTCTGCCCTTGCCTCTCATTCCTGATGCTGCCCCAGAACCGGTCTTCACTTTGGCACTGGATCCTATGCAAAATCCTTCTGACTTGGCAAGCACAAATTCAGAACTCACCACTCAGACACCACTTGAGAATTCATCAGCAGTGACAAGCATAGGACTGATACTTGTTTCAGATAACAAGGAAAACTTGGTTTGTATGAAAGAAAGCAAAGGCACTGCTGGCAATAACTTGCAAAATTTAAGCTTGAGGAAGCTTACAAAAATGTTGAAAGATCTAAAGATCTCAAAAGATCCTAGTGGAAAGGAG GCAGTAAACTCAAGATCAGCCTTGCAAAAGGTTCCAGACAACACCGTTTGA
- the LOC129899471 gene encoding uncharacterized protein At1g51745-like gives MGSSETESGTGDCGVGSIVWVRRRNGSWWPGKILCADELSATHLMSPRSGTPVKLLGREDASVDWYNLEKSKRVKAFRCGEFDDFIERAEASLGLPPKKREKYARREDAILHALELERQLGKRCGSLGCSSTDRTNKSTFDFSGRESHTSSKYLENGNGRRLRSKSHQLSHKSGFFLEEKSTCNFSFIQESKDHNQFSGDDENSDVPLRMRGLQDLGLSTVPLEHAVADGIYNSERLVNTERKSLSVKRKLSDEGLAEEILVRRRDRSCLLAQVLKSSENLLDSGSVCISETGEGQPGVAKKSRGNLAEEPTESLTVEESNHAQMEISILKREDNGSHPADLCEQNASGSAEYTEWDSSETDSAEDTDDELATISDGAASIELEPKYIGRSEAQPEHGSISSEELDEVTLTDGTSSHAYHQKSFSAGFGVSKWQLKGKRNNRSLNRKPLDPYDGNLARRPCRMTNFKGKRGYGCLQDDPLTKAQKAGYGSRAPHTASQNMFNCVDWAWDDQPASRGYWEEPAENFDSVNSYHHSGGRTMLVNVDLKVQSSFQRGHIAMISLTSKINGQAIVGYPVQIDVLSNNSSESLLWATECNFPESSDNDTALQPIWRTARRTANVRVPRTHASSGLDSPEGIKHIQALDRNKNVQKASVGGVVQKGSMTRTTISQPAIERTFARKSGKRISLSSYQKVRTLKSIALQQKRSGQKGSNTHQLNGAIKQETLPTAIACIPVKLVFSRLSEELVGRHQ, from the exons ATGGGGAGCTCTGAAACAGAATCAGGAACGGGGGATTGTGGAGTTGGGAGTATTGTTTGGGTCCGAAGGCGAAATGGGTCGTGGTGGCCAGGTAAAATACTATGTGCTGATGAGCTTTCAGCTACTCATTTGATGTCTCCACGATCTGGGACTCCAGTGAAGCTTCTTGGGAGAGAAGATGCTAGTGT GGATTGGTATAATTTGGAGAAGTCAAAGCGAGTGAAAGCATTCAGGTGTGGcgaatttgatgattttattgAACGGGCAGAAGCTTCCCTAGGTCTGCCTCCgaagaaaagagagaagtaTGCACGACGCGAAGATGCAATACTTCATGCTCTTGAACTTGAGAGGCAGTTAGGTAAAAGATGTGGGAGTTTAGGTTGTTCGTCTACTGATAGAACCAATAAATCTACTTTTGATTTTTCCGGAAGAGAGTCACATACATCATCAAAATACTTGGAAAATGGGAATGGGAGACGTTTAAGATCTAAATCTCATCAACTTTCGCATAAATCTGGTTTCTTCCTTGAGGAAAAGAGTACATGcaacttttcttttatacaGGAATCCAAAGATCATAATCAGTTTAGTGGGGACGATGAGAATTCTGATGTACCTCTGAGGATGAGAGGTTTACAGGATTTGGGCCTCAGTACTGTTCCTTTAGAGCATGCTGTTGCTGATGGGATTTATAATTCAGAACGCCTAGTTAATACTGAGAGAAAAAGTTTATCAGTCAAAAGGAAATTATCAGATGAAGGCTTGGCTGAAGAAATTCTTGTCAGGAGGCGTGATAGGAGctgccttcttgctcaagttTTGAAGAGTTCTGAAAATTTACTTGACTCAGGTTCTGTTTGCATCTCTGAAACGGGAGAGGGGCAGCCAGGAGTTGCAAAGAAAAGCAGGGGTAATTTGGCAGAAGAGCCTACAGAATCTTTGACTGTTGAAGAGAGTAATCATGCCCAGATGGAAATCTCAATATTGAAGCGTGAAGATAATGGTTCTCATCCTGCTGATTTATGTGAACAGAATGCTTCTGGGTCTGCAGAATATACTGAATGGGATTCTTCTGAGACAGATTCTGCGGAAGATACTGATGACGAGTTGGCCACAATCTCAG ATGGTGCAGCATCTATAGAACTAGAACCAAAATATATAGGAAGATCTGAAGCACAACCTGAACATGGAAGTATCAGCAGTGAGGAACTGGATGAAGTGACACTTACTGATGGCACTTCTTCTCATGCTTATCACCAGAAATCTTTTTCTGCTGGCTTTGGGGTGTCTAAATGGCAACTAAAAGGGAAAAGGAATAAtagaagtcttaacaggaagcCTCTGGATCCTTATGATGGAAACCTTGCGAGAAGGCCCTGTCGTATGACTAATTTCAAGGGAAAGAGAGGTTATGGCTGTCTTCAAGATGACCCCCTGACAAAGGCGCAAAAGGCTGGATATGGATCTAGAGCTCCACATACTGCTAGTCAAAACATGTTCAATTGTGTGGATTGGGCTTGGGATGATCAACCTGCAAGCAGAGGTTACTGGGAGGAGCCTGCTGAGAATTTTGATTCTGTGAATAGCTACCATCACTCTGGTGGCAGGACCATGCTGGTCAATGTGGACTTAAAAGTCCAATCAAGTTTTCAGAGAGGGCACATAGCTATGATTTCATTGACGAGTAAGATAAATGGGCAGGCAATAGTTGGATATCCTGTCCAAATTGACGTACTTTCAAACAATTCTTCTGAAAGCCTCCTTTGGGCAACTGAGTGTAATTTTCCAGAATCATCTGATAATGATACTGCACTCCAACCTATTTGGAGGACTGCTCGCAGGACTGCAAATGTTCGTGTTCCGCGGACGCATGCATCATCAGGATTGGATAGTCCTGAAGGAATCAAGCACATCCAAGCTTTAGACCGCAACAAAAATGTCCAAAAAGCTAGTGTAGGTGGTGTTGTTCAAAAGGGAAGCATGACAAGGACAACTATTTCCCAGCCTGCCATAGAGAGAACATTTGCAAGAAAGTCCGGAAAAAGGATTAGTTTATCTTCTTATCAAAAGGTAAGAACACTTAAATCTATAGCCTTGCAGCAGAAACGTAGTGGTCAGAAGGGTTCCAACACTCATCAACTAAATGGGGCAATCAAACAAGAGACACTGCCAACAGCCATTGCTTGTATTCCAGTTAAGCTAGTGTTCAGTAGGCTAAGTGAGGAGTTGGTGGGCCGTCATCAATAA
- the LOC129901333 gene encoding cell division cycle 20.2, cofactor of APC complex-like: MDAGSLSSVSASKTKSRCPLQEQFLQKRNSRENLDRFIPNRSAMDMDYAHYMLTEGRKGKENPAVNSPSREAYRKQLAETFNMNRTRILAFKNKPPTSVESIPNDFSSSVHQQAKTVKPRRYIPQTSERTLDAPDLVDDYYLNLLDWGSSNVLSIALGSTVYLWDASDGATSELVTVDEEHGPVTSVKWAPDGRHIALGLNNSDVQLWDTTANRLLRTMRGGHRSRVGALDWNNHVLTTGGMDGQIINNDVRVRSPIVDTYRGHHQEVCGLKWSASGQQLASGGNDNLLHIWDRSMASSNTSTEWLHRLEDHTAAVKALAWCPFQGNLLASGGGGGDRSIKFWNTHTGACLNSIDTGSQVCALLWNKNERELLSSHGFTKNQLTLWKYPSMVKTAELTGHTSRVLFMAQSPDGCTVASAAGDETLRFWNIFGTPEVAKPAPKANPEPFAHLNRIR; the protein is encoded by the exons ATGGATGCAGGATCATTGAGTTCTGTCTCAGCAAGTAAGACCAAATCTCGTTGCCCCCTCCAGGAACAATTTCTACAAAAGAGAAATTCTCGGGAAAAT TTGGATAGGTTCATTCCGAATCGATCTGCGATGGATATGGACTATGCACATTACATGTTGACAGAGGGAAGGAAAGGTAAGGAAAATCCAGCTGTTAATTCTCCCTCCAGAGAGGCATACAGGAAGCAGCTTGCAGAAACATTCAATATGAACAGGACCCGAATACTGGCGTTCAAGAACAAGCCACCCACTTCTGTTGAGTCCATCCCAAACGACTTCTCATCATCTGTTCATCAACAGGCGAAGACTGTTAAACCCCGTCGATACATTCCTCAG ACCTCTGAAAGGACATTAGATGCTCCAGATTTAGTGGATGACTACTATTTGAATTTGTTAGATTGGGGAAGCAGCAATGTTCTTTCTATTGCACTTGGCAGCACTGTATATCTGTGGGATGCATCTGATGGTGCCACTTCAGAATTGGTCACTGTTGATGAAGAACATGGTCCTGTTACAAGTGTTAAATGGGCTCCTGATGGTAGACATATTGCTCTTGGTCTGAACAATTCTGATGTTCAGCTCTGGGATACAACGGCAAATCGACTG CTGAGAACTATGAGAGGTGGCCACAGATCCCGAGTTGGCGCTCTAGATTGGAACAATCATGTATTGACAACTGGGGGCATGGATGGTCAGATCATAAACAATGATGTGAGAGTTCGATCGCCAATTGTTGATACTTACCGGGGACATCATCAAGAAGTTTGTGGTTTAAAATGGTCAGCCTCTGGCCAACAATTAGCTAGTGGTGGAAATGATAATCTCCTCCATATATGGGACAGATCAATGGCTTCTTCCAACACATCAACAGAGTGGCTTCACAGGCTTGAAGATCATACAGCTGCTGTTAAGGCCCTTGCTTGGTGTCCTTTCCAGGGTAACTTACTAGCCTCTGGTGGTGGTGGAGGTGACAGGTCCATAAAGTTCTGGAACACCCATACTGGTGCTTGCTTGAACTCTATCGATACAGGCTCTCAGGTTTGTGCCCTGCTATGGAATAAGAACGAACGTGAGCTCCTAAGTTCTCACGGTTTCACGAAGAATCAGCTCACTCTTTGGAAATACCCTTCCATGGTAAAGACAGCGGAGCTTACTGGTCACACATCCAGAGTTCTTTTTATGGCACAG AGTCCAGATGGTTGCACAGTGGCATCTGCAGCTGGGGATGAAACTCTTAGATTTTGGAATATATTTGGTACTCCTGAAGTTGCAAAGCCTGCACCAAAGGCAAATCCTGAGCCATTTGCTCACCTTAACCGTATTCGTTGA
- the LOC129899720 gene encoding late embryogenesis abundant protein At5g17165-like: MAINLQNRRFVSLGKGFLNHFGYASSQSSTNSTILSTRRAVHASVYDKNLEEYVQPFVVPDEVIKAKSDKYWTPHPHTGVFGPATDHHIDNRERGYSIRPVSASVDSVLEQKAFFRPLEDLEKPAYI, from the exons ATGGCCATCAATTTACAAAACCGTAGATTCGTTAGCTTGGGGAAGGGATTTTTGAACCATTTCGGCTATGCAAGTAGTCAAAGTTCTACGAACTCGACTATCCTCTCTACCAG GAGGGCAGTACATGCATCAGTGTACGACAAGAATCTGGAGGAATATGTGCAGCCTTTTGTGGTGCCAGATGAAGTGATCAAGGCAAAATCGGACAAGTACTGGACTCCTCATCCTCATACTGGCGTGTTTGGACCAGCCACTGATCATCATATAGACAACAGGGAACGCGGTTACAGTATCAGGCCTGTGAGTGCTAGTGTAGACTCTGTGTTGGAACAGAAGGCCTTCTTCCGCCCCCTCGAGGATCTTGAGAAGCCAGCCTACATTTAA
- the LOC129899844 gene encoding late embryogenesis abundant protein At5g17165-like, which yields MATNLQKGGVVSLAKRFVNHISYSSARNSANSSRGLSGRRAVHMSVYEKNPEEYVSLRVPDEIVETESDEYWTPHPQTGVFGPGTNHIINYGEYGSHFSTVDSVLEQKTFFRDLEDLEKPIYPN from the exons ATGGCCACTAATTTACAGAAGGGTGGAGTGGTGAGCTTGGCGAAGCGATTTGTGAACCATATCAGTTATTCAAGTGCTCGAAATTCTGCGAACTCATCTCGTGGCCTCTCTGGCAg GAGGGCGGTGCACATGTCAGTGTATGAAAAGAATCCAGAGGAATATGTGTCGTTGCGGGTACCTGATGAAATAGTCGAGACAGAATCAGACGAGTACTGGACTCCTCATCCCCAAACTGGGGTATTTGGGCCAGGTACTAATCACATCATAAACTATGGTGAATATGGTTCCCATTTCTCCACCGTAGATTCTGTGTTGGAACAAAAGACATTCTTTCGCGATCTTGAGGATCTGGAGAAGCCAATTTACCCAAATTAA
- the LOC129901735 gene encoding UDP-glycosyltransferase 73C3-like — MLKMITEPELNFVLIPLLAASHIIPMVDMAKLLARRGVTVTLVMTPLNAIRFTAVIDRAIGSGLLIRVLELQFPAKEAGLPEGCESADVLPALAFRRNFFAAIDMLQDQAENLLQEMKPKPSCIICDTHIAWTAETAEKFQIPRIIFDGMSCFTQLCMHNLHIMKDQRNIPESVPFFIPDLPDRIEVTKAQLPGAFNPGTLCIQDIPDKIRAAETRAYGVVINTFEELEPRYIDEFRKLKNGRVWCIGPLSLCNNDNPDKAQRGNKVSFDKEDCLKKWLDSWQPETVVYACLGSLGRITIVQFVELALGLEESDCPFILVIKAGEGQAPIEDWISENGFEKRTKERGFLIRGWALQVLILSHPAIGGFLTHCGWNSTLEGITASMPMITWPLFSEQFLNERFLVHVLKTGESVGSQGVMHLGEEVKPQVQVNKKEVTKAIKKVMNKEKEGNDRRKRAKELGQIAIKALENNGSSHLSLTILIKEIQEFHLNKS; from the coding sequence ATGCTAAAGATGATTACAGAGCCAGAGTTAAACTTTGTTTTGATACCTTTACTTGCTGCAAGTCACATCATACCCATGGTGGACATGGCAAAATTGTTAGCACGGAGAGGCGTGACGGTCACTTTAGTCATGACGCCACTCAATGCTATCCGATTCACTGCAGTAATTGATCGTGCCATCGGTTCTGGACTTCTCATCCGGGTACTTGAACTCCAGTTCCCTGCCAAGGAAGCTGGACTGCCAGAAGGATGTGAAAGTGCAGATGTTCTGCCCGCTCTAGCCTTCCGAAGAAATTTCTTTGCTGCCATTGATATGCTACAAGACCAAGCTGAAAATTTGCTTCAAGAGATGAAGCCTAAGCCAAGTTGCATTATTTGTGATACTCATATTGCTTGGACAGCTGAGACAGCTGAGAAGTTTCAGATCCCTAGAATCATTTTTGATGGAATGAGTTGTTTCACCCAATTATGTATGCATAATTTGCATATCATGAAAGATCAACGCAATATTCCTGAATCGGTGCCTTTTTTCATCCCTGATTTGCCTGATAGAATTGAAGTAACCAAAGCTCAGCTGCCTGGAGCATTCAATCCAGGAACGCTTTGCATACAAGATATTCCAGACAAAATACGAGCAGCTGAAACAAGAGCCTATGGGGTTGTAATCAATACTTTTGAGGAGTTAGAACCGAGGTACATTGATGAATTCAGAAAACTTAAAAATGGTAGAGTTTGGTGTATTGGACCTTTGTCTCTCTGTAACAATGACAATCCAGATAAAGCTCAGAGAGGGAATAAGGTGTCATTTGACAAAGAAGACTGTTTGAAGAAATGGCTTGATTCTTGGCAGCCTGAGACTGTTGTGTATGCATGTCTTGGGAGCCTGGGACGTATTACGATTGTACAATTTGTAGAACTAGCTTTAGGCCTGGAAGAATCAGATTGTCCATTTATTTTAGTCATAAAAGCAGGGGAAGGACAAGCACCAATAGAGGACTGGATATCGGAAAATGGATTTGagaaaagaacaaaagaaagaggGTTTTTGATCCGTGGCTGGGCACTACAAGTATTGATCCTATCACACCCTGCGATTGGAGGGTTCTTGACTCATTGTGGTTGGAATTCAACCCTCGAGGGGATCACTGCTAGTATGCCTATGATCACTTGGCCTTTATTTTCTGAGCAGTTTCTGAACGAGAGATTCTTAGTTCATGTCTTAAAAACAGGTGAGAGTGTTGGATCTCAAGGAGTTATGCATTTGGGAGAGGAAGTGAAACCTCAAGTCCAAGTGAACAAAAAAGAAGTGACTAAAGCCATTAAGAAAGTGATgaacaaagagaaagaaggaaATGACAGGAGAAAAAGAGCCAAAGAACTTGGACAAATTGCAATAAAGGCACTAGAAAATAATGGATCTTCTCATCTCAGTTTAACAATTCTAATCAAAGAAATACAAGAATTCCATCTCAACAAATCGTAA